Proteins encoded together in one Anopheles darlingi chromosome 3, idAnoDarlMG_H_01, whole genome shotgun sequence window:
- the LOC125953846 gene encoding uncharacterized protein LOC125953846 produces MARLFGGSARRTRACHGPWLASSLLILTYLACLGSTEQEVIVAIDEPGKTQYHEANFNTSSYQYGYKVGPNGQFHHESRGPDGVTYGCYGYIDPNGLLRVTHYVADTHGYRVVVPNQPVEIFAEAPSQYSNSISEDEPQERRRGELRPWNELYLPKGCGMFPGGIRPGGPSGGNTPPPSPPSPAPTPAPTPRPGSTGGNGSSQGTYPPNQGQGQWQGQGQGQGQGQGQGQSQGQGQGQGQGPSQGQGQGQGQGQGPSQGQGQWQGQGQGQGQGQGQGQGQWQGQGQGQGQGQGQGQGQGQGQGQGQGQGQGQGHGQGQGQGQGQWQGSQGQGQGQGQGQGQGQWQGQGQGQGQGQGQGQGQGQWQGGQGQGQGQGQGQGQGQWQGQGQGQGQGQWQGQGQGQGQGQGQGQGQWQGQGQGQGQGQGQGQGQQQGTHQGQHQGSHQESLGSGSHQGQHQGSHQGVQGGQHQGQHQGSHQGPISSGQHQGQHQGSHQGTNGEHQGQHQGSHQGPISSGQHQGQHQGSHQGTNGEHQGQHQGSHQGPISSGEHQSQHQGSHQGIHSGQHQGQHQGSHQGPISSGQHQGQHQGSHEGIHSGQHQGEHQHQHQGPIVESQHQGSHQGSHQGLTQGQFQGQHQGQHQNPISGNKEEHNVQVQVSWGQGQGSQGQTQGQGSQGQSQGQGSQTQTQGQGSQTQTQGQGTQTQTQGQGSQGQSQGQTQRPPVGGTTTTDRPAQGQGPPPTGTTAVPGSPGTAIGVYPPTKPIDTSSPPAGSTNGGSNNNNNNNNNNPDNQPTNPNYQIAVSQYPYFFVPYPYPPPSVPQAPCNCPADQQNQQQQGHQQPTGYLGFIPVIYIPNCNAQNSGAPKTLPANFNWPAPPPLGKTLDELPAQRLLQKPDGSWVLQRARNRSRRLRTRRPPAVLPAELANVNFLGRK; encoded by the exons ATCTTGACGTACCTGGCATGTCTCGGGAGCACGGAACAGGAAGTGATAGTGGCGATCGACGAGCCTGGCAAAACGCAGTACCATGAGGCGAACTTTAATACAA GTTCCTATCAGTACGGCTACAAGGTAGGCCCGAACGGACAGTTTCACCATGAATCGCGTGGACCCGACGGTGTTACCTACGGCTGTTACGGCTACATTGATCCGAATGGACTGTTACGAGTAACACATTACGTTGCGGATACTCATGGCTATAGGGTGGTAGTTCCAAATCAGCCCGTCGAGATATTTGCCGAAGCTCCATCGCAGTACAGCAA CTCTATATCAGAGGATGAACCACAagagcgacgacgaggagagtTACGACCCTGGAATGAGCTGTATCTACCGAAGGGATGTGGAATGTTCCCGGGAGGAATTAGACCAGGGGGCCCATCTGGTGGTaatacaccaccaccttctcctccttctcctgctcctacGCCAG caccaacaccaagacCAGGAAGCACCGGTGGAAACGGAAGTTCGCAAG GAACCTATCCTCCTAATCAAGGGCAAGGTCAATGGCAGGGTCAAGGCCAGGGTCAAGGGCAAGGCCAGGGTCAAGGACAAAGCCAGGGTCAAGGGCAAGGCCAAGGCCAAGGACCTTCTCAAGGACAAGGACAGGGTCAAGGCCAAGGGCAAGGACCTTCTCAAGGCCAAGGACAATGGCAGGGTCAGGGTCAAGGACAAGGACAGGGTCAgggacaaggacaaggacaatgGCAGGGTCAGGGTCAGGggcaaggacaaggacaaggacaaggacaagggCAGGGTCAGGGACAGGGTCAAGGACAAGGACAGGGTCAAGGACAAGGACACGGACAGGGGCAAGGACAGGGACAGGGGCAATGGCAAGGGAGTCAGGGTCAGGGGCAAGGACAGGGTCAGGgtcaaggacaaggacaatgGCAGGGTCAGGGTCAGGGTCAGGGTCAGGGTCAAGGGCAAGGACAGGGACAGGGGCAATGGCAAGGGGGTCAGGGTCAGGGGCAAGGACAGGGTCAgggacaaggacaaggacaatgGCAGGGACAGGGTCAGGgtcaaggacaaggacaatgGCAGGGACAGGGTCAGGGACAGGGTCAAGGACAGGGACAAGGACAGGGGCAATGGCAGGGCCAGGGTCAGGgtcaaggacaaggacaaggacaaggacaaggcCAGCAACAGGGAACACATCAGGGACAACATCAAGGATCTCATCAGGAATCACTTGGATCCGGGAGCCATCAAGGACAGCACCAGGGAAGCCATCAGGGTGTTCAGGGTGGACAGCATCAGGGGCAACACCAAGGCTCGCACCAAGGACCCATCAGTTCGGGTCAGCATCAGGGCCAGCATCAAGGAAGCCACCAGGGGACTAACGGTGAGCACCAGGGGCAACATCAGGGTTCCCATCAGGGACCTATCAGCTCAGGCCAGCACCAGGGTCAACATCAAGGGAGCCATCAGGGAACTAATGGAGAGCATCAAGGACAGCATCAGGGCAGCCATCAGGGACCGATAAGCTCGGGAGAGCATCAATCGCAACACCAAGGTAGCCATCAAGGCATTCACAGTGGACAACACCAAGGACAGCACCAGGGCTCTCATCAAGGACCCATCAGTTCAGGCCAGCACCAGGGCCAACATCAGGGAAGCCACGAAGGAATACACAGTGGACAGCATCAG GGAgaacatcaacaccagcaccagggtcCGATCGTTGAAAGTCAGCACCAAGGAAGCCATCAAGGAAGCCACCAGGGATTGACGCAAGGTCAGTTCCAGGGACAGCACCAAGGCCAACACCAGAACCCCATCAGTGGTAACAAGGAGGAGCACAACGTGCAGGTGCAAGTGTCTTGGGGCCAAGGCCAAGGATCCCAGGGCCAAACTCAAGGCCAAGGCTCTCAAGGACAATCGCAGGGTCAAGGATCGCAGACCCAAACCCAGGGTCAAGGATCGCAGACCCAAACCCAGGGTCAAGGAACGCAGACCCAAACCCAGGGTCAAGGATCGCAGGGCCAATCACAGGGTCAAACACAACGACCACCAGTTGGAG GTACTACGACGACGGACCGTCCAGCGCAGGGAcagggaccaccaccgaccggtacAACGGCCGTCCCTGGTTCTCCCGGAACCGCTATCGGTGTGTATCCACCGACGAAACCGATCGACACGAGCTCTCCACCAGCTGGCAGCACGaacggtggcagcaacaacaacaacaacaacaacaacaacaatccggaCAATCAACCCACCAATCCCAACTACCAGATAGCTGTCTCGCAGTATCCGTACTTCTTCGTTCCATACCCCTACCCACCACCGAGTGTACCGCAAGCGCCCTGCAACTGTCCGGCTGATCAGcagaaccagcaacaacaaggccaccagcagccgacCGGCTATCTCGGATTCATTCCCGTCATTTACATTCCGAACTGTAATGCACAGAACAGTGGTGCACCGAAGACTTTGCCGGCGAACTTCAACTGGCCAGCGCCTCCACCGCTCGGTAAAACGCTGGACGAGCTACCAGCTCAGCGACTGTTACAAAAGCCAGACGGTAGCTGGGTGCTGCAGCGTGCCCGCAACCGTTCCCGACGACTCCGCACTCGCCGGCCACCGGCGGTACTGCCTGCGGAGCTTGCGAATGTGAATTTTCTCGGGCGCAAGTAG